A DNA window from Streptomyces bacillaris contains the following coding sequences:
- a CDS encoding metal-sensitive transcriptional regulator, with the protein MTTTETTGAGPAPDAVPGQETGPEARPGPGPAGTGEIVTDHDLGIHGYHHQKDEHLKRLRRIEGQIRGLQRMVDEDVYCIDILTQVSASTKALQSFALQLLEEHLRHCVADAAVKGGAEIDAKVEEATKAIARLLRT; encoded by the coding sequence ATGACCACCACCGAGACCACGGGCGCGGGACCGGCACCGGACGCGGTACCGGGGCAGGAAACGGGACCGGAAGCGCGACCGGGGCCGGGACCGGCGGGGACCGGGGAGATCGTGACCGACCACGACCTCGGCATCCACGGCTACCACCACCAGAAGGACGAGCACCTCAAACGGCTGCGCCGGATCGAGGGCCAGATCCGCGGCCTCCAGCGCATGGTCGACGAGGACGTCTACTGCATCGACATACTCACCCAGGTCTCGGCCTCCACCAAGGCCCTGCAGTCCTTCGCCCTCCAGCTGCTGGAGGAGCACCTGCGCCACTGCGTCGCGGACGCGGCGGTCAAGGGCGGCGCGGAGATCGACGCGAAGGTCGAGGAAGCCACGAAGGCCATCGCCCGCCTGCTGCGTACGTGA